One window of the Staphylococcus equorum genome contains the following:
- a CDS encoding valine--tRNA ligase, giving the protein MEMKPKYNPNEVESGRYEEWLNKGYFKASEDNIKETYTIVIPPPNVTGKLHLGHAWDTTLQDILTRMKRMQGYDTLYLPGMDHAGIATQAKVEAKLNEQGLSRHDLGREKFLEQAWDWKEEYATFIRKQWAKLGLGLDYSRERFTLDDGLSKAVNKVFVDMYNKDLIYRGEYIINWDPIARTALSDIEVIHEDVQGKFYHFKYPYADGEGYIEIATTRPETMLGDTAIVVNPNDDRYKDVIGKKVILPILGRELPILADDYVDIEFGSGAMKVTPAHDPNDFEIGNRHDLERIIVMDESGKMNDKAGKYEGLDRFDCREQLVKDLESEGLVIKIEEHEHSVGHSERSGAVVEPYLSTQWFVKMKPLAEQALDNQKTDDRIDFVPARFEKTFNRWMEEIRDWTISRQLWWGHQIPAWYHNETGEIYVGEAAPDDIENWTQDEDVLDTWFSSALWPFSTLGWPDVEAEDFQRYFPTNALVTGYDIIFFWVARMIFQGLEFTGKRPFNDVLLHGLVRAEDGRKMSKSLGNGVDPMDVIDEYGADSLRYFLATGSSPGHDLRYSTEKVESVWNFINKIWNAARFSLMNIGDDFKVEDVDLSGNLSLADKWILTRLNETIANVTDLSDKYEFGEVGRTLYNFIWDDFCDWYIEMSKIPMNSDDEAQKQVTRSVLTYVLDNTMRMLHPFMPFVTEQIWQNLPHEGETIVNAPWPKVNDALIFDESKETMQQLVEIIKSVRQSRLEVNTPLSKAIPIFIKAKDENIKNTLLNNSNYIDRFCHPSELTIDTAVEIPEKAMTSITTAGEVVLPLEGLIDMDKEIERLENELGKWEKELDRVNKKLANDNFVNKAPEKVINEEREKKQTYQEKYEGVKLRINQLKA; this is encoded by the coding sequence ATGGAAATGAAACCAAAATATAATCCGAACGAAGTTGAGTCAGGGCGCTATGAAGAATGGCTTAATAAAGGCTATTTTAAAGCATCTGAAGATAATATCAAAGAAACTTACACAATTGTTATTCCGCCACCCAATGTAACTGGTAAATTACATCTAGGGCACGCTTGGGATACAACCTTACAAGATATACTTACACGCATGAAACGTATGCAAGGTTATGATACTTTGTATTTACCAGGTATGGACCATGCTGGTATAGCAACACAAGCAAAAGTAGAAGCTAAATTAAATGAACAAGGATTATCTCGTCATGATTTAGGACGTGAAAAATTCCTTGAACAAGCGTGGGACTGGAAAGAAGAATACGCTACATTTATTAGAAAACAGTGGGCTAAACTAGGATTAGGTTTAGACTACAGCAGAGAAAGATTTACATTAGATGATGGTTTGAGTAAAGCAGTTAATAAAGTATTCGTTGATATGTATAATAAAGATTTAATCTATCGCGGAGAATATATTATAAACTGGGATCCTATCGCTCGTACTGCATTATCAGATATTGAAGTTATTCATGAAGATGTACAAGGTAAATTTTATCATTTTAAATACCCTTATGCAGATGGCGAAGGATATATAGAAATCGCTACGACACGCCCTGAAACAATGCTTGGTGATACTGCGATTGTTGTGAATCCTAATGATGATCGTTATAAAGATGTCATTGGTAAAAAAGTTATATTACCAATACTTGGTAGAGAATTGCCTATCTTAGCAGACGATTATGTGGATATTGAATTCGGTAGTGGTGCAATGAAAGTGACACCTGCGCATGATCCAAATGACTTTGAAATCGGTAATCGTCATGACTTAGAGCGTATTATTGTCATGGATGAATCTGGTAAGATGAATGACAAAGCTGGTAAATACGAAGGCTTGGATAGATTTGACTGCCGTGAACAGCTTGTAAAAGATTTAGAATCTGAAGGTTTAGTTATTAAAATAGAAGAGCATGAACATTCTGTTGGACATTCTGAACGTTCTGGGGCAGTTGTAGAACCTTATTTATCTACACAGTGGTTTGTAAAAATGAAACCTTTAGCAGAACAAGCATTAGATAATCAAAAAACTGATGATAGAATCGACTTTGTACCTGCAAGATTCGAAAAAACATTTAACCGTTGGATGGAAGAAATTAGAGATTGGACAATTTCACGCCAATTATGGTGGGGACATCAAATTCCAGCATGGTATCACAATGAAACTGGAGAAATTTATGTCGGTGAAGCAGCACCAGATGATATTGAAAATTGGACGCAAGACGAAGATGTATTAGACACTTGGTTCTCTAGTGCATTATGGCCATTTTCAACATTAGGTTGGCCAGATGTTGAAGCTGAAGACTTCCAACGCTACTTCCCAACGAATGCATTAGTAACTGGTTATGATATTATTTTCTTCTGGGTTGCAAGAATGATCTTCCAAGGATTAGAATTTACTGGAAAACGTCCTTTTAATGATGTATTATTACATGGATTGGTCCGTGCAGAAGATGGACGTAAAATGAGTAAGTCTCTAGGTAACGGTGTTGATCCAATGGATGTTATCGATGAGTATGGCGCAGATAGTCTGAGATATTTCTTAGCAACTGGATCTTCACCAGGTCATGATTTACGTTACTCTACTGAAAAAGTTGAATCTGTATGGAATTTTATCAATAAAATTTGGAATGCAGCTCGATTTAGTTTAATGAATATTGGCGATGACTTTAAAGTTGAAGATGTAGACTTATCAGGTAATTTATCATTAGCAGATAAGTGGATTTTAACGCGTTTAAATGAAACGATTGCTAACGTTACGGATTTAAGTGACAAGTATGAGTTTGGTGAAGTTGGTCGTACGCTTTATAATTTCATTTGGGATGATTTTTGTGATTGGTATATTGAAATGAGTAAAATACCAATGAATAGCGATGATGAAGCTCAGAAACAAGTAACACGTTCTGTACTAACTTATGTGTTAGATAATACTATGAGAATGTTACACCCATTCATGCCATTTGTTACTGAACAAATTTGGCAAAATCTGCCACATGAAGGTGAAACAATTGTTAATGCACCTTGGCCTAAAGTGAACGATGCATTGATTTTTGATGAAAGTAAAGAAACGATGCAACAACTTGTTGAAATAATTAAATCTGTTAGACAATCACGTTTGGAAGTAAACACACCATTATCTAAAGCAATACCTATTTTCATTAAAGCAAAAGATGAAAATATTAAAAATACACTATTAAATAATTCAAATTATATAGATAGATTCTGTCATCCTAGTGAACTTACAATCGATACAGCAGTTGAAATACCTGAAAAAGCAATGACATCTATTACTACAGCTGGTGAAGTTGTCTTACCACTTGAAGGTTTAATCGATATGGATAAAGAAATTGAGAGATTAGAAAACGAACTTGGGAAATGGGAAAAAGAATTGGATCGTGTTAATAAAAAATTAGCAAACGATAACTTCGTTAATAAAGCACCTGAAAAAGTAATCAATGAAGAACGTGAGAAAAAACAAACGTATCAAGAAAAATACGAGGGTGTTAAATTACGAATTAATCAATTAAAAGCATAG
- a CDS encoding bifunctional folylpolyglutamate synthase/dihydrofolate synthase — protein MNYLDSLYWIHERTKFGIKPGVKRMEWMLERLNNPQFNINGIHVGGTNGKGSTVAYLRSALVDNGYEVGTFTSPFIETFNERISLNGIPISDDNIVELVQKVKPVSEALEVETELGTATEFEIITTMMFLYFGELHPVDFVIVEAGLGIKNDSTNVFKPILTILTSIGLDHIEILGDTYTDIAKDKGAIVKPNTPIIYAVKNEDALKVIRGCVEQQNTEGIEFDRDISIVSQEEEFTYRYKDYELETLLLNMLGEHQKENAALAITALIELNESGIVDLDFNKMIDGIESVSWTGRIEQVKEKPLMIVDGAHNVESVEALISTMKDYYHVDSLDILFSAVKGKPINTMVDQLKTIASTFYVTDFDFPRALTKDAIFEEIRFDQKELVDDYVKFIETYEGDGLIITGSLYFISEVKAKVNF, from the coding sequence ATGAATTACCTAGATAGCTTATATTGGATACATGAAAGAACTAAATTTGGCATTAAACCAGGCGTTAAGCGTATGGAATGGATGTTAGAACGATTAAACAATCCTCAATTTAATATAAATGGTATTCATGTAGGTGGCACAAATGGAAAAGGATCCACAGTTGCATATTTAAGATCAGCGCTTGTTGATAATGGATATGAAGTGGGTACTTTCACTTCGCCATTTATTGAAACCTTTAATGAGCGTATAAGTTTAAATGGGATACCGATTAGTGATGACAATATTGTTGAATTAGTTCAAAAAGTAAAACCAGTAAGCGAAGCATTAGAAGTTGAAACAGAGCTTGGAACAGCCACTGAATTTGAAATCATTACTACGATGATGTTTTTATACTTTGGTGAATTACACCCCGTTGATTTTGTAATAGTTGAAGCGGGATTAGGGATTAAAAATGATTCAACGAACGTTTTTAAACCGATATTAACAATTCTCACAAGTATAGGACTAGACCACATTGAAATTCTAGGAGATACTTATACGGATATAGCAAAAGATAAAGGCGCAATCGTTAAACCTAATACGCCAATTATCTATGCAGTGAAAAATGAAGATGCGCTTAAAGTAATTCGTGGCTGCGTTGAGCAACAGAATACTGAAGGCATAGAGTTTGATCGTGATATTAGTATCGTTTCACAAGAAGAAGAATTTACTTATCGTTATAAAGACTATGAATTAGAAACCTTACTATTAAATATGTTGGGTGAGCATCAAAAAGAAAACGCAGCTTTAGCAATAACTGCACTTATTGAACTAAACGAATCAGGTATTGTTGATTTAGATTTCAATAAGATGATAGATGGTATTGAATCAGTAAGCTGGACTGGGAGAATTGAGCAAGTTAAAGAAAAGCCTTTAATGATTGTTGATGGTGCGCATAATGTTGAAAGCGTTGAAGCTTTGATTAGTACAATGAAAGATTATTATCACGTTGATAGTCTAGATATATTATTTTCTGCAGTGAAAGGAAAACCAATTAATACGATGGTAGACCAACTTAAAACAATTGCTTCAACGTTTTATGTTACTGATTTTGATTTTCCTCGAGCATTAACTAAAGATGCTATTTTTGAAGAAATACGATTTGATCAAAAAGAACTTGTTGATGATTATGTGAAGTTTATTGAAACATATGAAGGTGATGGATTAATCATAACTGGAAGTTTATATTTCATTAGTGAAGTTAAAGCGAAAGTTAATTTTTAG
- a CDS encoding squalene/phytoene synthase family protein, translated as MTEKKFPKDAMRVLKETSRTFYIPITFLEKELKHSVASAYLILRAIDEIEDHEEVDNDLKYTILMQVSELFKEPFDEEKYLEILGPVKDFMPEVTLRLSEWIDACPDRTLPIVLDCSSEMAFGMAKWAKANWDVHTREDLDEYTYYVAGRVGVMLSELWELCAGEKTDRDLAIGYGRGLQAVNILRNEKEDLDERGVSFVPDGWSRTDLFDYADENLAKADAYIDSLNKRTIILFARLPLALAHKSLKAMKNGREKITRKEVEETVEEVKKK; from the coding sequence ATGACAGAAAAGAAATTTCCAAAGGATGCAATGCGTGTACTGAAAGAAACAAGTCGTACGTTTTATATTCCGATTACCTTTTTAGAAAAAGAATTAAAACATTCAGTAGCATCTGCATATTTAATACTACGAGCAATTGATGAGATTGAGGATCATGAAGAAGTAGATAATGATTTAAAATATACAATTTTAATGCAAGTGAGTGAATTATTTAAAGAACCTTTCGATGAAGAAAAATATCTAGAGATACTAGGTCCTGTGAAAGATTTCATGCCTGAAGTTACACTCCGTTTAAGTGAGTGGATAGACGCATGTCCTGACAGAACTTTGCCAATTGTTTTAGATTGTTCAAGCGAGATGGCATTCGGTATGGCAAAATGGGCGAAAGCAAACTGGGATGTTCATACACGAGAAGATTTAGATGAATATACATATTACGTTGCAGGACGTGTTGGTGTCATGCTGTCAGAACTATGGGAATTGTGTGCTGGTGAAAAAACAGACCGCGATTTAGCCATTGGTTATGGACGTGGACTTCAAGCTGTTAACATTTTACGAAATGAGAAAGAAGATTTAGATGAACGTGGTGTGAGTTTTGTACCGGATGGTTGGAGTCGTACAGACCTGTTTGATTATGCAGATGAAAACTTAGCAAAAGCAGATGCATATATCGATTCACTCAATAAGAGAACGATTATATTATTCGCACGTTTACCTTTAGCACTTGCACATAAATCTTTAAAAGCTATGAAAAATGGCCGTGAAAAAATAACACGTAAAGAAGTGGAAGAAACTGTAGAAGAAGTTAAGAAAAAATAG
- a CDS encoding prepilin peptidase: MIKQLLLCPVLFSYLYQLSYVNQLKLNYFGLRSRCDYCHRELKFTEIIPIISFLCLKGRSNCCQSKLSSLYLIGEFLSIVPAFVLSYLSFPLDHTTFLLIYIFLLVFTMYDIKTFALPIHLYIIFSLCAYFIGQGNVYHFLIMTTVLHLLYFLIRHGIGYGDILLFSLLSYLLPYSDFVLIMFFTFICGGIFALFSMILFRNLKQRIPLIPFIFVAFNLTMIFHQYLTLGEGLI, from the coding sequence TTGATCAAACAACTTTTATTATGTCCAGTTCTATTTAGTTATTTGTATCAGTTGAGCTATGTGAATCAATTAAAATTAAATTACTTTGGTTTACGTTCTCGTTGTGATTATTGTCATAGAGAACTTAAATTTACCGAAATAATACCAATTATAAGCTTTTTATGTTTGAAAGGGAGAAGTAATTGCTGTCAAAGTAAGTTGAGCTCTTTATATTTAATTGGAGAATTTTTATCGATTGTTCCTGCATTTGTTCTTTCTTATTTATCATTCCCTCTAGATCACACCACTTTTTTACTTATTTATATATTCCTACTTGTATTTACGATGTATGACATCAAAACTTTTGCATTACCAATCCATCTGTACATTATATTTTCATTGTGTGCCTACTTTATTGGACAAGGAAATGTATACCATTTTTTAATCATGACTACGGTATTACATCTTTTATATTTTTTAATACGTCACGGCATTGGTTACGGAGACATTCTTCTTTTTTCATTGCTTTCTTATTTACTGCCATATTCAGATTTTGTGTTAATAATGTTTTTTACGTTTATTTGTGGAGGTATTTTTGCTTTATTTAGTATGATACTTTTTCGTAATTTGAAACAAAGAATACCACTGATACCTTTTATTTTTGTTGCTTTTAATTTAACGATGATATTTCATCAATATTTAACTTTAGGAGAGGGTCTTATTTGA
- the radC gene encoding RadC family protein: protein MRINELADNQKPRERLLSHGASHLSHAELLAILINTGRKGSSSIDIANELLKSVDNLKELKMLSISDLNKIKGVGLYKALILKAAFELGERMHSGSVDDKIQISSPKDVADFMMGKMEHLTQEKFIALFLNSKNVIIKQKTIFVGTLNSSIVHPREIFSEAIKCASNAIIVLHNHPSGDVTPSNEDIKTTERLKKCGQVLGIDLLDHIIIGDHIYLSMVEEGYFN from the coding sequence TTGAGAATAAATGAACTTGCAGATAACCAGAAGCCGAGAGAACGTTTGTTAAGTCATGGTGCCTCACATTTATCACACGCTGAGTTATTAGCCATACTAATTAATACTGGTCGAAAAGGGAGTTCGAGTATAGATATTGCAAACGAATTGTTGAAGTCAGTTGATAACTTAAAAGAATTAAAAATGTTATCTATCAGCGACTTAAATAAAATCAAAGGTGTAGGTTTATATAAAGCGCTTATTTTGAAAGCAGCATTTGAGTTAGGAGAACGCATGCATTCAGGTAGCGTAGATGATAAGATTCAAATTTCAAGTCCTAAAGATGTTGCGGATTTTATGATGGGTAAAATGGAGCATTTGACACAAGAGAAATTTATAGCGTTGTTTTTGAATTCTAAAAACGTAATTATTAAGCAAAAAACCATATTTGTTGGCACTTTAAATAGTTCAATTGTGCATCCACGCGAAATATTTAGTGAAGCTATTAAATGTGCGAGTAATGCTATTATAGTACTACATAATCATCCTTCAGGTGACGTTACGCCCTCAAACGAAGATATTAAAACCACTGAAAGATTAAAAAAATGTGGTCAAGTGCTAGGAATTGATTTATTAGATCATATTATTATAGGTGACCATATCTATTTAAGCATGGTTGAAGAAGGTTATTTTAACTGA
- a CDS encoding aldo/keto reductase produces the protein MTMYDEFRLNDGSTLPHIGLGTVNIQGGKGVNQVINAIDIGYSLIDTSTNYNNEGMVGEAIRRSSIPREQIYVSAKLPGAAHEYDKAINLIQESLYRTGLDYFDKYLIHWPNPKQGKFVEAWKALVDAQKYGLIKTIGVSNFMPEHLDEIIEATGVTPATNQIEIQPYFNNKDLIAENDKRGILSEAWSPLGREINDVLTNDTIKAIADKYDRTPAQVIINWVNQNHVFPIVKSSDDVHQQENYNYLDFELEQEDLDKIDALDQGESGRVEGQNPREYEEFV, from the coding sequence ATGACAATGTATGATGAGTTTCGTTTAAATGATGGATCAACTTTACCTCATATAGGATTAGGAACGGTGAATATTCAAGGCGGAAAAGGCGTTAATCAAGTAATAAATGCAATTGATATAGGCTATAGCTTAATAGATACTTCAACTAATTATAACAATGAAGGTATGGTAGGCGAAGCAATTCGTCGTTCGTCAATTCCTCGAGAACAGATTTATGTAAGTGCTAAATTACCAGGCGCTGCTCATGAATATGATAAAGCGATTAATCTAATTCAAGAGTCACTTTATCGTACTGGGTTAGATTATTTTGACAAATACTTAATACATTGGCCGAATCCGAAACAAGGTAAATTCGTTGAGGCCTGGAAAGCATTAGTCGATGCACAGAAATATGGTTTAATTAAAACAATTGGTGTTTCTAATTTTATGCCTGAACATTTAGATGAAATTATTGAAGCAACAGGAGTGACACCAGCTACCAATCAAATAGAGATACAACCGTATTTCAATAATAAAGATTTAATAGCAGAAAATGATAAAAGAGGTATTTTATCAGAAGCATGGAGTCCTTTAGGACGTGAAATTAATGATGTTCTTACGAATGATACGATTAAAGCTATTGCTGATAAATATGATCGTACGCCCGCTCAAGTGATTATTAACTGGGTTAATCAAAACCACGTATTTCCAATTGTTAAATCGAGTGATGACGTACATCAACAAGAAAATTATAATTATCTTGACTTTGAATTAGAACAAGAAGACTTAGATAAGATTGATGCTTTAGATCAAGGTGAAAGCGGTCGTGTTGAAGGTCAAAATCCGCGTGAATATGAAGAGTTTGTTTAA
- a CDS encoding DUF4930 family protein, which translates to MRFIFSIVKNIIAVIAIVAIVLFALKYAPFLKDQEWNPVHDDKPSMNNEAPQQNLTGGKRYSVEDNDILNNVPFSQTKNVFDWINKKEFMSVSGLERMGYTDEYLAGQRGDEFIIYKFGSDSLRVYKTEIEMEQDLNQLGAHIELQPQSNYE; encoded by the coding sequence ATGCGGTTTATTTTCAGTATTGTTAAAAACATTATAGCTGTCATAGCGATAGTAGCAATTGTACTTTTCGCATTAAAATATGCACCTTTTTTAAAAGACCAAGAATGGAACCCAGTACATGACGATAAGCCATCTATGAATAATGAAGCACCTCAACAAAATTTGACAGGTGGCAAACGGTATTCAGTAGAAGATAATGACATCCTTAATAATGTACCATTTAGTCAAACGAAAAATGTGTTTGATTGGATTAATAAAAAAGAGTTTATGTCAGTTTCAGGTTTAGAAAGAATGGGTTATACTGATGAATACTTGGCTGGTCAACGTGGCGATGAGTTTATTATCTATAAATTTGGCTCAGATTCACTTCGTGTTTATAAGACAGAAATTGAAATGGAACAAGATTTAAATCAATTAGGAGCGCATATTGAACTACAACCACAATCTAACTACGAGTAA
- the mreC gene encoding rod shape-determining protein MreC, with translation MSKFFKNNKLIVILCAIIVFIALIGVSLRSQTQSPVEQYVGDTVAFGQKAVSYPVHFVTGSIGNLFAKESSEEQSSKVKQLEAENERLKAENKTYKKELDIEDISKYEPISSTVLSRNPDQWMNTLVINQGSKDGIENNMAVMTSEGLVGRISKVNQFSSQVDLISTNTRANRLSVNIQHDGENVFGLIDHYDAKNEELVITDINNKDSIKKGDKVVTSGLADQLPSSIYIGEVSKVENDEYGLSKEVRVKTAASLADLNHVYVAKRDPKTIPDNESGDN, from the coding sequence TTGTCAAAGTTTTTTAAAAACAACAAATTGATTGTTATACTGTGTGCAATCATTGTGTTTATAGCCTTAATTGGTGTATCTTTGCGTTCACAAACGCAATCACCAGTAGAACAGTATGTAGGAGATACTGTTGCTTTTGGTCAAAAAGCAGTCAGCTATCCTGTACATTTTGTAACAGGATCTATCGGTAATCTCTTTGCAAAAGAAAGTTCAGAAGAACAAAGTAGTAAGGTGAAGCAATTAGAAGCTGAAAATGAAAGATTAAAAGCAGAAAATAAAACTTACAAAAAAGAATTAGATATTGAAGATATTTCAAAATATGAACCGATTTCTAGCACAGTACTATCTAGAAATCCTGACCAATGGATGAATACATTGGTTATAAACCAAGGTTCTAAAGATGGAATAGAAAACAATATGGCTGTGATGACTTCAGAAGGATTAGTTGGCCGCATCTCTAAAGTAAATCAATTCTCGTCTCAAGTAGATTTAATCTCAACGAACACTCGTGCTAATCGATTGTCTGTAAACATCCAACATGATGGAGAAAACGTTTTTGGTTTAATAGATCATTATGATGCTAAGAATGAAGAACTTGTAATTACAGATATAAATAATAAAGATAGTATTAAAAAAGGAGATAAAGTTGTTACGAGCGGCTTAGCAGATCAACTTCCTAGCAGTATTTACATAGGTGAAGTATCTAAAGTTGAAAATGATGAGTACGGTTTATCTAAAGAAGTAAGAGTGAAGACAGCTGCAAGTTTAGCAGACTTAAATCACGTCTATGTTGCTAAAAGAGACCCTAAAACAATACCAGATAATGAAAGCGGGGATAATTAA
- the mreD gene encoding rod shape-determining protein MreD has protein sequence MRALYYFLIGIVLFYIDTAIGLVIPMQIGDKDIIFVPHLTIMYILMLSVYRSFGVAMVLSVVLGLITDLYFGSFYGLYLFGYILFVVIMDFFFKTFYRDHTMLFIIIVLSTVFLEIYVAIMYSILGLINFVFIDFIIFRLIPTFILNLILLTILFPIIMKFLRKVQLKIDSKKS, from the coding sequence ATGCGCGCATTATACTACTTTCTTATTGGTATTGTATTGTTTTATATTGATACTGCAATTGGACTTGTTATACCAATGCAAATAGGAGATAAAGATATTATTTTCGTGCCACATTTAACGATCATGTACATTTTGATGCTAAGTGTGTATAGAAGTTTTGGTGTAGCGATGGTTTTATCAGTAGTATTAGGCCTAATTACAGATTTATATTTCGGCAGTTTTTATGGTCTATATCTATTTGGCTATATTTTATTTGTAGTCATCATGGACTTTTTCTTCAAAACATTTTATAGAGATCATACAATGCTGTTTATCATTATTGTACTTAGTACAGTCTTCTTAGAAATTTATGTAGCAATTATGTATAGTATTTTAGGGCTTATTAATTTTGTGTTTATAGATTTTATTATATTTAGATTAATACCTACATTTATATTAAATTTAATTTTACTTACAATTTTATTCCCAATTATTATGAAATTCCTAAGAAAAGTGCAATTGAAGATTGACAGTAAGAAATCCTAA
- the rplU gene encoding 50S ribosomal protein L21: protein MFAIIETGGKQLKVEEGQEIFVEKLNLNEGDTFTFDKVLFVGGDSVKVGAPTVEGATVTATANKEGRGKKITVFTYRRRKDSKRKKGHRQPYTKLTIDKINA, encoded by the coding sequence ATGTTTGCTATTATCGAAACAGGTGGAAAACAATTAAAAGTTGAAGAAGGACAAGAAATCTTCGTTGAAAAATTAAATTTAAACGAAGGTGATACATTCACTTTTGACAAAGTATTATTTGTAGGTGGAGACTCAGTTAAAGTTGGTGCGCCAACAGTTGAGGGTGCTACTGTTACTGCTACTGCTAATAAAGAAGGACGCGGTAAAAAAATCACTGTATTCACTTACAGACGTCGTAAAGACTCAAAACGTAAAAAAGGTCATCGTCAACCTTACACTAAATTAACTATCGACAAAATCAACGCTTAA
- a CDS encoding ribosomal-processing cysteine protease Prp: MITVDVTLNEAGQVTDVIMDGHAEHGEYGHDIVCAGASAVIFGSVNAIMGLTSEKPDIDYNDDGGHFHVRSVDATNEKAQLILQAMLVSLQTIEEEYKENIRLNYK; encoded by the coding sequence ATGATTACTGTTGATGTTACATTGAACGAAGCTGGTCAAGTAACTGATGTTATTATGGATGGTCATGCAGAACATGGCGAATACGGGCATGATATAGTTTGTGCTGGTGCATCCGCAGTTATTTTCGGAAGCGTTAATGCTATCATGGGATTAACAAGCGAAAAGCCAGACATTGATTACAATGATGACGGTGGACATTTCCACGTAAGAAGTGTCGATGCTACAAATGAAAAAGCGCAATTAATTCTTCAGGCAATGTTAGTATCATTGCAAACAATTGAAGAAGAATATAAAGAAAATATCAGACTAAATTATAAGTGA
- the rpmA gene encoding 50S ribosomal protein L27, whose amino-acid sequence MLKLNLQFFASKKGVSSTRNGRDSESKRLGAKRADGQYVTGGSILFRQRGTKIYPGENVGRGGDDTLFAKIDGVVKFERKGRDKKQVSVYAAAE is encoded by the coding sequence ATGTTAAAATTAAACTTACAATTCTTCGCATCTAAAAAAGGGGTAAGTTCTACAAGAAACGGACGTGACTCTGAGTCAAAACGTTTAGGTGCTAAACGTGCTGATGGTCAATACGTTACAGGTGGATCAATTTTATTCCGCCAACGTGGTACTAAAATCTATCCTGGTGAAAATGTTGGTCGTGGTGGCGACGATACATTATTCGCTAAAATCGACGGCGTTGTTAAATTTGAACGTAAAGGTCGCGACAAAAAACAAGTTTCTGTTTACGCAGCAGCTGAGTAG